One Salmo salar chromosome ssa01, Ssal_v3.1, whole genome shotgun sequence DNA window includes the following coding sequences:
- the rhof gene encoding rho-related GTP-binding protein RhoF isoform X2 yields MTELQSNPSPSNLKMLKVKLHDITYCHGKLVILKKYAPSVFEKYVTTVKFGGKEIRLNLYDTAGQDDYDRLRPLSYQNANLVLVCYDVTNPTSFENVLIKWYPEVNHFCRDVPVILIGCKTDLRKDKERTRRLKAMDQAPITYIQGEDTRRHMSAELYLECSAKYRENVEDIFREATKKALASSRRAKHRTRKRHCVVL; encoded by the exons atGACAGAATTGCAGTCAAATCCCTCACCCTCGAATTTGAAGATGTTAAAAGTGAAGCTACACGACATAACATACTGCCATGGAAAGCTTGTAATTTTAAAG AAGTATGCTCCGTCTGTGTTTGAGAAATATGTCACCACAGTCAAGTTTGGAGGGAAAGAGATTCGACTAAACCTCTATGACACAGCTG GCCAAGATGACTACGATCGTTTGAGGCCACTCTCCTATCAGAATGCCAACCTGGTGTTAGTCTGTTATGACGTAACCAACCCCACCAGTTTTGAAAATGTCTTAATCAAA TGGTACCCGGAAGTGAACCACTTCTGTCGCGATGTTCctgtcattctgattggctgtaaGACTGACCTGAGAAAGGATAAGGAACGTACCAGGAGGCTCAAAGCCATGGACCAGGCTCCCATTACTTACATACAG GGTGAGGACACCAGGCGGCACATGAGTGCTGAGCTTTATCTGGAGTGTTCAGCCAAATATCGTGAAAACGTGGAGGACATTTTCAGAGAGGCCACTAAAAAAGCCCTGGCATCCAGCCGCAGAGCAAAACACCGTACGAGGAAGAGGCATTGTGTCGTCCTGTGA
- the rhof gene encoding rho-related GTP-binding protein RhoF isoform X1, with the protein MTQNGTMTSNGTAKKGEELKIVIVGDGGCGKTSLLMVYAKGDFPEKYAPSVFEKYVTTVKFGGKEIRLNLYDTAGQDDYDRLRPLSYQNANLVLVCYDVTNPTSFENVLIKWYPEVNHFCRDVPVILIGCKTDLRKDKERTRRLKAMDQAPITYIQGEDTRRHMSAELYLECSAKYRENVEDIFREATKKALASSRRAKHRTRKRHCVVL; encoded by the exons ATGACACAGAATGGTACTATGACAAGCAATGGCACCGCTAAGAAGGGAGAAGAACTCAAAATTGTTATTGTGGGTGATGGGGGTTGTGGGAAAACATCCCTTCTAATGGTCTATGCCAAAGGAGACTTTCCAGAG AAGTATGCTCCGTCTGTGTTTGAGAAATATGTCACCACAGTCAAGTTTGGAGGGAAAGAGATTCGACTAAACCTCTATGACACAGCTG GCCAAGATGACTACGATCGTTTGAGGCCACTCTCCTATCAGAATGCCAACCTGGTGTTAGTCTGTTATGACGTAACCAACCCCACCAGTTTTGAAAATGTCTTAATCAAA TGGTACCCGGAAGTGAACCACTTCTGTCGCGATGTTCctgtcattctgattggctgtaaGACTGACCTGAGAAAGGATAAGGAACGTACCAGGAGGCTCAAAGCCATGGACCAGGCTCCCATTACTTACATACAG GGTGAGGACACCAGGCGGCACATGAGTGCTGAGCTTTATCTGGAGTGTTCAGCCAAATATCGTGAAAACGTGGAGGACATTTTCAGAGAGGCCACTAAAAAAGCCCTGGCATCCAGCCGCAGAGCAAAACACCGTACGAGGAAGAGGCATTGTGTCGTCCTGTGA